One Triplophysa dalaica isolate WHDGS20190420 chromosome 1, ASM1584641v1, whole genome shotgun sequence DNA segment encodes these proteins:
- the zpax4 gene encoding zona pellucida protein AX 4 — protein sequence MAIGFISGGLLLLCAVTCALWDPKSSLQQYSKQIPVIVECRDHHLFISIDLPPSGNEPRFEAVDGGGLYPVTEYYGAQCGYTCSVQPLLGRAVLRASYFSCHAENQNDEVFTFKFRVIIEEQRGKESFLNVSKTCSIPPFHPREVTCEENYMEVSVESGIPCPNPGAVRSDFPAAFSVAQQSAVESLQVMLQAEGQQPEVMSTEDVANQGYFIMLTPGRIVFRSSFGQPHASIRMVSGVAVEVIHATVFFRQGWTVVIVDLVAACSMDKGSFDGNRLHWRTPAVMTPLLIGPSDMMSEYISIGVDGQVINEQAAKDRGYAVTVNEETVDSSIPFAAEGGVRKSFLMDNVYNELYTVQLTYEQVFVDHSGVRTRQNVVRQMATPPIAHPPFSVNQTTPDERVFTVFLGNIPFDVELVSVTLNGQELSVLTAVQMGYLITRIPQENTFAYILKVPFDNAVVKKLYVAEGLFQYILEVNWTLNIMPQGEAYYHLSSVMALFRDILPPVFDTVCADYGISFQRDHREYDYLWDFAIGRYPLTEQLASERGYIMNNNSNTLILDVPLSTIGYIYEEINLQHFYGSFEVLTRNAKTLSIEQSSAQRCLFQTTELMVCSTEGVLTVVTDITQAVPSIDPGRTTLLDTSCRPSEFDDQRVLFSFGLNTCGTRVQIDQQYVTYENEIIFHMLYSTDSKPVITRDAAYRMTVRCIYPVHGTESLFVDQKFKAETLGIGQSKDPVTAVIPQMLNPVSLQKQKKPLIQRENLVAEERDQHGRKKTVQAIPADHVRVVKWSSPVNAYEFRKTRT from the exons ATGGCTATTGGCTTTATTTCAGg AGGCCTACTTCTCCTGTGTGCAGTAACCTGTGCCTTATGGGACCCTAAAAGCTCACTGCAGCAGTACTCCAAACAGA TTCCTGTTATAGTTGAGTGCCGAGATCACCACCTGTTTATCTCCATAGATCTCCCACCCTCTGGCAACGAACCTCGTTTTGAGGCAGTTG ATGGCGGAGGTTTGTATCCTGTCACTGAGTACTATGGGGCCCAATGCGGTTACACTTGCTCTGTTCAGCCTCTGCTTGGCCGTGCGGTGCTGAGAGCCTCATACTTCTCCTGTCACGCTGAAAATCAG AATGATGAGGTTTTCACCTTCAAGTTTAGAGTGATAATTGAAGAGCAGAGGGGCAAAGAATCATTTCTCAATGTTTCAAAGACTTGTTCCATTCCACCTTTTCATCCAAGAGAAGTAACTTGTGAGGAGAACTATATGGAG GTATCTGTTGAAAGTGGTATTCCCTGCCCTAATCCTGGTGCTGTTAGAAGTGACTTTCCTGCAGCTTTCTCTGTG GCTCAACAGTCTGCTGTGGAGTCCTTGCAGGTTATGCTACAAGCAGAGGGCCAACAGCCTGAAGTCATGTCGACTGAAGATGTTGCTAACCAGGGATACTTTATAATGCTCACACCAGGCCGGATTGTCTTCCGTTCATCATTTGGACAACCTCATGCTTCCATCAGAATG GTCAGTGGGGTTGCAGTTGAAGTGATACATGCCACAGTATTTTTCAGACAGGGCTGGACTGTGGTCATTGTGGACCTGGTTGCTGCCTGCTCAATGG ATAAGGGGTCTTTTGATGGCAACCGACTTCACTGGAGGACCCCTGCAGTGATGACACCACTGCTCATTGGCCCCTCAGATATGATGAGCGAGTACATAAGCATAGGGGTTGATGGCCAGGTCATTAACGAACAGGCAGCTAAAGACAGAGGCTATGCCGTGACTGTAAATGAGGAGACTGTAGACAGCAGTATCCCCTTCGCTGCAGAGGGAGGGGTCCGAAAG AGCTTTTTGATGGACAATGTATATAATGagttatatacagtacagcTGACATATGAGCAAGTGTTTGTGGACCACAGTGGTGTGAGGACCAGGCAAAATGTGGTCCGACAAATGGCTACTCCACCAATTGCTCATCCCCCCTTTTCAGTCAACC AAACGACACCTGATGAAAGAGTCTTCACTGTCTTTCTGGGGAATATCCCTTTTGATGTCGAACTAGTTTCCGTGACTTTAAATGGGCAGGAGCTTTCGGTCTTGACTGCGGTGCAGATGGGTTACTTGATTACCAGAATCCCACAGGAAAATACATTTGCTTACATCCTGAAAGTTCCGTTTGATAATGCTGTAGTGAAAAAACTG TACGTTGCTGAGGGACTCTTTCAGTACATACTGGAAGTTAACTGGACTTTAAATATCATGCCTCAGGGGGAGGCTTATTACCACCTTTCTTCTGTGATGGCTTTATTCCGTGACATCT TGCCTCCAGTATTTGACACCGTGTGTGCTGACTATGGCATAAGCTTCCAGAGGGACCATCGGGAGTATGACTACTTGTGGGACTTTGCCATTGGGCGCTATCCTCTGACTGAGCAGCTGGCGTCGGAGCGGGGTTACATTATGAACAATAACAGCAACACCCTCATTCTGGATGTCCCCCTGTCTACAATTGGATACATCTATGAG GAGATTAATCTGCAACACTTCTACGGCTCATTTGAAGTTCTAACCAGAAATGCTAAAACTCTGTCAATTGAGCAGTCCTCGGCACAACGCTGCCTTTTCCAAACCACTGAACTCATGG TGTGCTCCACTGAGGGTGTTCTGACTGTGGTTACTGATATCACTCAAGCGGTCCCTTCTATTGACCCTGGCCGGACCACACTATTGGACACCAGCTGCAGACCCTCGGAGTTTGATGACCAAAGAGTTCTGTTTTCTTTTGGGCTTAACACCTGTGGAACTAGAGTTCAG ATTGATCAGCAGTATGTGACGTATGAAAATGAGATAATATTTCACATGTTATATTCTACTGACAGCAAGCCAGTCATAACCAGAGATGCTGCATACAG GATGACTGTGAGATGCATTTACCCAGTGCATGGCACTGAAAGCCTGTTTGTGGACCAGAAGTTCAAAGCGGAGACCCTTGGAATTGGTCAATCCAAGGATCCTGTGACTG CAGTTATTCCCCAAATGCTTAATCCCGTGTcacttcaaaaacaaaaaaagcccTTGATTCAAAGAGAAAACCTAGTTGCTGAAGAAAGGGACCAACACGGAAGGAAAAAAACCGTGCAGGCCATACCCGCTGATCATGTGCGTGTGGTGAAGTGGAGCTCTCCTGTGAATGCATATGAATTCCGCAAAACTAg GACCTAA
- the si:dkey-19b23.10 gene encoding uncharacterized protein si:dkey-19b23.10 → MYDTVWNSHCHQQGATESYDTMGPQRQKLDSFSEAFCSRSTSQIQDGGEHNGFNTPSNNSTPPSNVMSFPLVLSPPPTPLPPPSFSPPKRPGHCVPGQILSQSQMQTQTDGSLQFFPLSSPSTSRFNHPSWLQLPSEDTEGVDQIQPLSQDSNPSLVYSEHAGPHLKQLSQQKSTDCLLSFNPALAQHLHPQSCVQLQLGHEPLTSEDHMSWSQMGQSSSSGPSQQLSLQVQGSGLGEGLRISCGPNFSSGFSDKPLWTSNTQNVPIAVYTGVPFSSVIQLGRELMETWEGTVSHYTPPPMLNPTRSGTGLFYNLLPPFAVENRALWNDERKDNDSNRSINIGPDFQAELPDLLEEILQRNQSRRNCCGNLGQN, encoded by the exons ATGTATGACACTGTCTGGAATTCTCACTGTCACCAACAGGGAGCGACAGAGAGTTATGACACAATGGGGCCTCAACGACAGAAACTGGATTCTTTCTCTGAGGCTTTCTGCAGCCGTAGCACCTCCCAAATACAGGATGGAGGAGAGCATAATGGCTTCAACACTCCATCCAACAACTCTACGCCACCTTCAAATGTTATGTCCTTCCCTTTGGTTCTTAGTCCACCTCCAACGCCCCTCCCTCCTCCCTCATTTTCACCTCCTAAGCGACCAGGACACTGCGTACCTGGGCAGATTCTGAGCCAGTCGCAGATGCAAACACAGACAGATGGGTCACTGCAATTCTTCCCTCTATCCTCCCCCTCCACCAGCAGGTTCAATCATCCCAGTTGGCTCCAGCTACCATCTGAAGACACAGAGGGTGTGGACCAAATACAGCCCCTCTCACAAGATTCAAATCCCTCCCTGGTTTATTCAGAACATGCAGGACCCCATCTGAAACAACTGTCTCAGCAGAAAAGTACAG ACTGTTTACTGTCCTTCAACCCTGCACTGGCCCAACATCTCCATCCACAGTCCTGTGTCCAGCTCCAGTTGGGCCACGAGCCTCTGACTTCTGAGGATCACATGTCATGGTCTCAG ATGGGGCAATCATCTTCCTCTGGACCTTCTCAACAGCTCAGTCTCCAAGTCCAGGGATCAGGGTTAGGAGAGGGGTTAAGAATCAGCTGTGGACCAAACTTCAGCTCTGGGTTCTCGGACAAACCTCTGTGGACCTCCAACACACAG AACGTCCCCATTGCTGTGTACACCGGAGTCCCCTTCAGCAGTGTGATCCAGCTGGGTAGGGAGCTCATGGAGACCTGGGAGGGAACTGTGTCCCACTATACGCCTCCCCCAATGCTGAATCCCACTCGCAGTGGAACAGGACTCTTCTATAACCTGCTGCCCCCCTTTGCTGTGGAAAACAGAGCACTGTGGAATGATGAAAGGAAAGACAATGACTCAAACAG GTCCATAAATATAGGTCCAGATTTCCAAGCTGAGCTGCCTGATCTTTTAGAAGAAATATTGCAGAGGAACCAGTCACGGAGGAACTGTTGTGGAAACCTTGGGCAGAATTAG